The Trypanosoma brucei brucei TREU927 chromosome 4, complete sequence genomic sequence CCGTAGCAAGTCGAGAAAAAGCAGCCTGTGGTCTTCAACAGCTTCCTCGGCGTAGTGGTTATGGACTGGTTCCCACAGGGGCATATGATCCGCCACCAGCCGCGGCAGTTCCTTTTCCACCAACTCCTTCACACTCTTGGACACCTCGCTCATGTGGCGAAGGAAGGCATCAACTAGACAGAACGCAATGTAAATATCTTGTATAAGCGCGTGGCAGTCGTACATCCTCTCCCTCTCGGCAGCGCTATCTTCGCCTTGCTTTGACTCCCGCCCGCCCTGCCGTTGTTGCGCATTGTATGTCAGGGTTTCATTCAGTTTCGCATAGCGCTGTGTGCAGGCGTGCAGATGACTCTGTGCGCATAGCCACGCATCGGCCGCCCACGCAGCGCAGTCTCTCACACTCCACATTAGACCGTCAATTAGGTACTGTGTGTTCGGTAGCGGCAGCGGCACTGACACCTGTGGCCGTACCCGTGCGGCGGCAGCGAATGGTATTGTCCGTAGTCGTGTGTTGATAAACTGCTGAAGCCCAACAAGCCATTCATCCTTTCCTGCCGAGGAGTTACTCGCCATTACCAACTAGTCAATAGTAAAGAAGTTGTTGAAGAGTAGAGGCATGCGTTATATTGGCGACTGGGAGGAGGTTAATGAACGAACAAGTGTGAGTTCTGTTGATAACCGTTTTGACCGACacgaaaaataagggagaCAGTCTGTGTGCCTGCCTGCTCCCTCCGGTGTAGAGGGccaaaccaaacaaacagaacaTCTAACAAAACAGTGAGAGGAGTgatagaggaggaggagttgaGAGAGAAGTGCCCATAGTTTAATGCGGTAACTCCGATACCGATTGTGATTGAAGCCACCGTTGGCACCAACACAATGAAACTACATTCATTTTCGGTTTCATTTAACCAAACGCACGCttacctttcccttttcccccgcTTTCGCACAAATGAGTGACACAACACTCATTAACTTAGCCTCCTCTcgcaaatagaaaaaagtaTCTGTCCATTTGGCAGAGGAATATGACGGGAacatggggggggggggaagcaaagaatatatgtgtttgtcgTTAAACGGAGGAACCTGAGGGGCCGgagaaacacacaaaaaattaGAGGGAGAAGGgtggtgaaaacaaaagaaaacaacccaccttccccctccctcctgaCGCAAAGGCAAAGGAATAATGATCAACAACAATACTAATAAAAGCAGCGTCACAACGCTACTTCgtatggggggggggtaaagGAGCTTTCCCGCTCAGCGccatccccccttttttgatAGTTTCCCGCTAAATGCGATATAATTTCAGAGCTGAATTTTCTTGTAAGTAGGCAGCGGCAAGGGAGGTAAGAGGCAAACAGTCGCAACACACagacacgcgcacacacgaaaaaggaaagagtgtATGCACATACAAAGATAAGCGGAGAGAAGGTGGTAAAAATGCGTATCTTGCCCTTGTCAGCACAAGTAAATGTAGTGCTGGTAAAATGCAAATCACCACTGTTGAGTGAAGTATTTGCATAGCAACCGAAGAAAGCTCAAGAATTGCACAAGTGACGGCCTACCACTTCGCACAagaaaattaatttttttcttcccttttcacctaccattttcttttttgccaaTCGATGCGACTTCCTTCACTGTGGCGCTCATATTTtcaaaacgaacaaacgacaacaacagatCATCTCACGTCTCTTTCTATTTCCTCCGGCGATGCCACTGAGCTCAAAGAGCAAAACATGCTGGATATGTGGATTGCCGGTTACAAAGGAGAAAACCGCAGTAATTCCCTCCTTCTCTACCGAAAGCACGATTTCCACATGCTTTTTCCAGCTGGCATGCCAGGGGTATCAATGGTTCTATGAAAAACTAacggaaaacaacaacaaaacaacgtTCACGAGTAATTCATACCCCATGCTCCccttccactttttctttattttactgGAGAGCGATGTGGGGCGGGGGCATCAATACTTGATGTTAAAAACAATATGATGAAATACATGTTGTCCCCCCGTGAGAGACAACAGGAGGATGGGGAACCACAATAGTTAAAAATACAGCGCAAAGactaaaaacaacaacaacaacaacaacttccaTTCAGGCAACTGCAGTATCAATCATGGGGATATCAGCGTGGTTCTTTTTCACGTTGTTGAGGACCAGCATCGAAATGTTCTATAGATACGTGTATAAGGTGTTCACTTTTGCCAAGGCAAACCATCTCTCTTCCATCATTCTGCAATCCTCTGATCAGTCTACGTCGGCTTTCTCGTACTTAAttcggttgctgctgcaccgGTCGAATTGCTTGCCCCTTACAGTGGGGACAATCGGCCATACGCTTCTCTAATTCCGTATTTGCCCTCATTAACAGCGCCTTCTCACGGCGGAGCCTGAGAAATGTCTTGTCGCGTTTCAGCAAAACATCTTTGATGGCCTTCGTCAACTCAGCCTTGATCTCTTCCACAACACGGTCCTCTAGTTCTTTCATCAACTCATGGTTAAAGGAAAAGCTGCAGCTTTCATCTTGCAGACTGTAGTCGTTCTTGGGGGACGGCTGTTCACGTGCTTCATTCAATTTCGTCTGCGGGAGGATATTCATCACCTTTTCTCGTGTGAGTCGTCGAACGTACTCAGCGACTTGTTCATCGTCGGCCCTTGAGTCGACGTTGTTCCCCTGCGCACCGCCACGGAAGGGACTGCCAGCGTTGTTTCGCAAGTTGAAGGGCGTATTGTTGGACGAGACATTGCGTCTAGTAGTAACAGGAACCATAGAATTGTATCCTTTGGCATGGCTAGCGGCTGGAGGAGCTGCAGCTCCCGCGGCAGCATGCGAGGTAACGTTTGATGATGCTGTTCTCCTTCGACCTGGTGTTGTTCTTGACGGCACACCGCTCATCAAAGGGACACCCTGCGCAGGATTAACGTCTGGGACAATTGGTTTCAGTGGCCGTGGTGCATTGCGGGCGCGGCTCGGCTCAAAATTGACAATGCTCAAACCTTTCACGCGAAAGGCATATCGCAGTGTGTTGAGGGTGTGCTCGTAGTTTTGTGACGATGCCGATATGTTAGCAATCATAACAGTACGACTATTTCCAATGAAGCTGTCCCGTAGAATCTCCGTCAACTTCGACCCACGGAAGGGAAcatgcttcttcttttcgtctAGCGCACGGATACACTCCTTGAGGGCGAGTAATGATTTATTAATTTCCGCACCTTCCTGCCGTGTCTGACGATCATTAGTGGCGGTATCGGCCGCGCGTTCGCTACCTGCTAGATCCACAAGGTTCAGCGTGCCACAGAACCTGTTGTCCTCGCGATCCCTAACCTGAATGGTGAGCACTGCGTGGGAACGGCTGGAACGTTCATTAGCAGTTGTGCTTCCAGTACTCCGCTGGTCAGCTCCACTGTTGATCAGCAGCTGAAGCTCCTCAGCCGACGTAACGGCATGCCACGTAAGGCCGGTTATCTGCATGCGACGGTTATGATCCTCACGGACCACGACGGGCGAGCGATTGTTGAGCAAGTCAAACAGCGAGTTACAGTAAATTTCATAGAGCGAGGCATACACCTCCTGATCCTTCTCTAATGAACTGAAAATGGCGGCGGCGGCTAATATATAAAGGCCACGCTCTCCGCTGTTACCAAGCATTGTATGCGTTTTGCCACTTCCTGTTTGGCCATATGCGAAACATGAGGCACTACCACCTTGCAATGTTGTCTCTAGGAGTTCCTTACAACACGAATTGAACACATGTTCATTGTGTTTATCCTCACCGAAAGCGTCATCAAAGGTAAAGTCATTCACATCCGCATACTCCGTAAGGTCCACACGCTGCTTCCGCACCGCAACCTTCACATTAGGTGGGTCCATAGAAACACAATCACAACTGTTTTCATCCGGGGGCAACGGCCGCTTACGCACAACGACGCGTATGCGGCCGCCGCGTGTTCGCATTATCGCACATTGCTTGCCGTCCGCCTGCGGGTCTTCGGTAACAGCTGCTGGGGTGACGGAATCCATGTTTGCTGCAATTGATGGAGAAGAAGGAGATGCAATGGGCCGTTCCGAGGCTCGTCCGGGAAAAACGCGAGAAGAGCACGGTGTTTCTTGTTTGCTTTGATACGGGCGCGTGACTGATGTGGCGCAGCGCGATCGTGGGGGACTGGGTGACACTGTGGGAAGTGCGTCTTGGCGGCGCTGCGATGACTCTCGCCCTGTTCTTGATGGCGTCGAAGCGCCTCGCGCCGACAAGGCACTGTTGAGGTGCGGAAGCCGCTGCTTGAGCAACTGAAGTTGCTTTTCGGGAAGAAGATGTTGTGGCCTCAGGGGTGTCTTGTTGATATTCGGCATGGAGTCGGACCTGCAACGGGCGTTGAGCTGTTGGATATCACGCGACAAATCCTCGAGCTGCCGGTTGAGATTCAACAAGGACGGGGCGTTGCTCCCTTCACCGCAGCGATGGCGCGAAGACAACTGAGGCGGAAAGGCGTCAGATGACGCCACCCGTCGCTCAAGAATTGGCGACGGAGCATTGGGAGGTTGTATCGCTTCATTGTCATTGTCTTGCCTCAATGAATCTAGCGTCTCGAATGAAGGGCTAGGTGGCAATTCCTCATGCTGTTCGTCCTGCATGGGTGCTTGAAAGTTCGGAGTTCGTATGCGAAAAATTTCCGGCTCAGTAGCTCAACGcttggtatatatatatttcctagttttatttttttgccttaATCTTCTCCAAATTCCTTTCGTAACAACAAAGTATGGTGCGTTGTGTTATCTTCGACTACTATTCAGTGAGCGGCGGAGGCAACAGATACCAGCCGTAAgacacaattaaaaaaagaatgggagAGGAGGGGTTCATTTGTACCGTAGGGGAACAAAATGATGCGATAAATAAGAGACGCGTTAATGAGTCATTtgaggtgtgtgtttgtgtctgtgtgcgtgtgtacaTCGTAGAGCGTAAGAGTGAGGAGGAATTCGAACACGGACAGCCTATCCGACCACCTACTGTTATATaattcccttttctccctttgctgGCGTCCCTTTGGCACACCTAAGTAGGACATTACCCCGttatctccttttctccGTTTCAAAAGTACGCAGAACTGCTTGAGACAAATGCGGTTGAGTGAATTACGAGTCGtagaaaaaagaggtacTGACTCCACAATTCTGCAACACCACTGCTGGAAAActgaagagagaaatgaaTTTAACTAAAGGAGTGGGATTGGAAGCGtccaaaacaaaggaaacgcCGAAAGCATTTGTACATCGAGACATCACTGCAACGGTTCGACAAACGTCTTTTGATTTCCTTCCGCCACTTCACTTCCTCGTCTGCAAATAGCTAAGAGAAGGAACACTAACGGTATGAGCAGAgacaagagggaaaacggtgttttttttacttttttttaatgaataAAAATAGAGACATTCGAAAGTTGTAGCACACGTAATCAATATTATGTATACGAAAGGTTCCACCCTTTCTTACCAATCAGAAATTGTCTTGTCGAGCGTGCGGTTGCGTGTCAATGCCTTCAGGcgaacaataataacaaataacccacgaaaaaaaagagtgatgACGAtaatctttttatttattcttgtTACTCCCGTTTACCTCCTCACATGAAATCTATACGCCAAAtagagaaacaaataaaataaaatcgcAACGCCCGATAAACAATATACAACGCTCCTTCAACTCCATCTCATCATTTCGGAATGCTTTTGCAATACACATCTATCATTGCCAACGGCACCGTAATTATTGTCAATTCATGTAGACCTGGACCACCCCAACACAAGTGCGATTGAAGGGTTTTTAAAGAAATGTGAAGGCGGtaaaataacgaaaaaaaaataagtagagacggataaaaacaaaaaaaaatcgaaacGAACGCGCAGGTAATCGAACAAAGAAATGacccccccaaaaaataaacaaaccaCGTCTCGTACGACCGATGATCCATATGTGTGTCTTGCTGCTACATCTCATGAACCGATTCCTCCACTTGCTGGCCGACATGCCGCCTTCCCGTTGTGTCACACACACGGACTAGCTCAGAAGAGATGTAATTCATGCTTCCACAAGTGTTTGAACCGGCACTGCACTGGATTCGTTGATATGTTGTAGGATCATACCTTGTAACGGCGTTCAACACATCCAATTCTGACACAACTGCTAGAACGTACTTGTGATATTCACCCTCTGTATAATTGGTGTAGTGAAGCGCATCCATAAGACCTGGAGAGCCGAAAGTGATCGTTTGCGTGTGAGATTCGACCCCGGCCAGTGAGGCGATGCCGCCCGCGATGCCCCATGCGGTGAGTACAATTTCATTGGAAGTTGTATTCTTCATCTCTGTCAGGTAACGTACGACCTCATCTTTGACATCATACCACGTAAAGTCAATAGCCCTCgtcaaaaatgaaagaaggaacGCCACCTGCTTCAACCAGTTGTTTGGAAGAAGGATTTGAAGTGGTGCAAGGGCAATGTAACCGATCCACACGGTCATTGTAATGATCGATGAGTAAACACGCCCGTTCTGCAGGGTTAACACAGTAACATTCCTTGCTAAAGAGTCAAATCGGGATATGGACCATTGTTCATTTCTCTCGCCATATACTTTGACCGTGTTGTTGTACACCACGTCTGTACTTCCGAACCAGTTGTCAAAATCTTCATGGAACACATTTTCCTTTGACGCTCCGGAAACCTCAGTAAGCAGAGCGAAATCAACGATACCAAACCCCCCTGCGGTGCGCAAAGTGCAGATGGGATATTGATGGTATTCTTCTAATGGGTCACGGGGTCCGGAGGCATTAACGGGAGGTAGGCTATGTGGCACCCAATACTGCCATTTAGCACCCAACCAACCCAGCAAAACGCACGAGAGGGCAAGCATAGCGAGTGCACCATAGAAAATGAAGGTTCCACCGATATTGCGCGACCGGCGGCGAACGCAGAAAATGCCCATCCCACTGTGTATTAGAAGCACTAAGGAAATGACACCCACCGTCGATCCAACGAGGAAGAAGCTGGCGGTACAGCTGGTTATGAGGAGGATGACGAACAGAAAGAGCAAACCGCGCAGCGTTTTCTTTgcgcttcttttcctcaaacaaaacacagctAAGCTTATGAACACCACGTTTACCGC encodes the following:
- a CDS encoding mitotic centromere-associated kinesin (MCAK), putative (similar to SP:Q922S8: Kinesin-like protein KIF2C (Mitotic centromere-associated kinesin)(MCAK). {Mus musculus}), translating into MQDEQHEELPPSPSFETLDSLRQDNDNEAIQPPNAPSPILERRVASSDAFPPQLSSRHRCGEGSNAPSLLNLNRQLEDLSRDIQQLNARCRSDSMPNINKTPLRPQHLLPEKQLQLLKQRLPHLNSALSARGASTPSRTGRESSQRRQDALPTVSPSPPRSRCATSVTRPYQSKQETPCSSRVFPGRASERPIASPSSPSIAANMDSVTPAAVTEDPQADGKQCAIMRTRGGRIRVVVRKRPLPPDENSCDCVSMDPPNVKVAVRKQRVDLTEYADVNDFTFDDAFGEDKHNEHVFNSCCKELLETTLQGGSASCFAYGQTGSGKTHTMLGNSGERGLYILAAAAIFSSLEKDQEVYASLYEIYCNSLFDLLNNRSPVVVREDHNRRMQITGLTWHAVTSAEELQLLINSGADQRSTGSTTANERSSRSHAVLTIQVRDREDNRFCGTLNLVDLAGSERAADTATNDRQTRQEGAEINKSLLALKECIRALDEKKKHVPFRGSKLTEILRDSFIGNSRTVMIANISASSQNYEHTLNTLRYAFRVKGLSIVNFEPSRARNAPRPLKPIVPDVNPAQGVPLMSGVPSRTTPGRRRTASSNVTSHAAAGAAAPPAASHAKGYNSMVPVTTRRNVSSNNTPFNLRNNAGSPFRGGAQGNNVDSRADDEQVAEYVRRLTREKVMNILPQTKLNEAREQPSPKNDYSLQDESCSFSFNHELMKELEDRVVEEIKAELTKAIKDVLLKRDKTFLRLRREKALLMRANTELEKRMADCPHCKGQAIRPVQQQPN